In a single window of the Rhopalosiphum padi isolate XX-2018 chromosome 1, ASM2088224v1, whole genome shotgun sequence genome:
- the LOC132917665 gene encoding WD repeat-containing protein 46 produces MGKVHQNRIINETKNKLAAKISEAANVLLPENSGYIIAEPGEKTTKITQTQLSNSVDVTSAKKHFDLQLDFGPYDIDYSLNGRQLLIGGRKGHVAAMDWITKHLMCEINVMEEVYDVKWLHNENLFSVAQKKWVYIYDNQGVEVHCLKNLNNVLHQEFLPYHFLLSTASEEGFLSWLDVSMGKIITQFNAKMGRLSLMTQNPNNALICLGHTKGVVSMWSPNLREPVAKILCHGNMITSLAINSNGMYMATSGMDRSIKVWDIRRLKGPLQDYKVRTSPRSMVFSQTGCLAVAINNVVDVYEECCSKTIQHAYLRHNIARTINNLAFCPFEDVLGAGHDNGFSSLLVPGSGEPNFDALERNPFQTKKQRKEAEVKMLLEKIPAEMITLESTVDEVDIDTFQTKLTARNSLQTVKPLKVNIKVRNKIKKKTLANPSKIKEKILEEKTKEFVRALNARPKDEIDDGKSTLSKRFGVLDRFQNKRNKKK; encoded by the exons atggggAAAGTTCACCAAAATCGAATAATCAATGAAACCAAAAACAAATTAGCAGCTAAAATATCAGAAGCAGCAAATGTATTGTTACCTGAAAATTCTGG TTATATCATTGCTGAACCTGGAgagaaaacaacaaaaattactCAAACACAGCTATCAAATTCAGTCGATGTGACTAGTgctaaaaaacattttgatttacaaCTTGATTTTGGTCCGTACGA tattGACTACTCATTAAATGGTCGGCAGTTATTAATTGGAGGACGAAAAGGCCATGTTGCTGCTATGGATTGGATTACAAAACATTTGATGTGTGAAATAAATGTTATGGAAGAAGTATATGATGTCAA atGGCTTCACAATGAAAATCTTTTTTCGGTTGCACAAAAAAAGTGGGTTTATATATATGACAATCAAGGTGTAGAAGTACATTGCTTGAAGAATTTAAACAATGTTCTACACCAGGAATTTCTTCCATATCATTTTCTTTTAAGTACTGCT agtgAAGAAGGATTTTTATCCTGGTTAGATGTATCAAtgggaaaaataataacacaatttaatGCGAAAATGGGTCGATTGAGCCTCATGACTCAAAATCCAAATAATGCATTGATCTGTTTAGGACATACAAAAG GTGTTGTGTCAATGTGGAGTCCTAATCTTCGGGAACCTGTCGCTAAAATACTTTGTCATGGAAACATGATTACATCACTTGCTATAAATTCTAACGGAAT GTATATGGCTACATCTGGAATGGATAGGAGTATTAAAGTTTGGGATATACGCAGATTAAAAGGACCATTACAAGATTACAAAGTTAGGACTAGTCCAAGAAGTATGGTATTCAGTCAAACTGGATGTTTAGCAGTAGCTATCAATAATGTTGTTGAT GTATATGAAGAATGTTGTTCTAAAACTATACAGCACGCTTATCTCAGACATAATATCGctagaacaataaataatttagcttTTTGTCCATTTGAAGATGTCCTTGGAGCCGGACATGATAATGGTTTTTCAAGCTTATTAGTACCAg gaTCTGGTGAACCTAATTTTGATGCATTGGAGAGGAATCCATTCCAAACAAAGAAGCAGCGTAAAGAAGCTGAAGTGAAAATGCTTTTAGAAAAG ATCCCAGCTGAAATGATAACATTAGAATCTACTGTAGATGAAGTTGACATAGATACGTTCCAGACTAAACTAACAGCTAGGAATTCACTACAA actgtaaaaccattaaaagtaaatatcaaAGTAAGgaataaaatcaagaaaaaaacCCTAGCTAAcccttcaaaaataaaagaaaaaatattagaagaaaaaacaaag gaATTTGTTAGAGCACTAAATGCACGGCCTAAAGATGAGATAGATGATGGAAAATCAACATTGTCAAAACGTTTTGGTGTATTGGATAGATTtcaaaacaaaagaaataagaagaaataa
- the LOC132926673 gene encoding proteasome assembly chaperone 3-like — protein MNFKTVAALLDGVHTDFVVSVFEDTIFIAITQNSKLGTLYLVKPDCYSSEDQGYDIKVLFGRDDDTQTSSIVSLMRGLNVDCKTIISLMINNNNFRTLRAIQQVLSHLM, from the exons atgaattttaaaactgtagCAGCTCTACTGGATGGTGTGCACACAGATTTTGTGGTGTCGGTTTTCGA GGACACTATTTTTATTGCGATTACTCAAAATTCAAAACTAGGAACATTGTATTTAGTCAAGCCAGATTGTTATTCATCGGAAGATCAAGGATACGACATTAA AGTGCTATTTGGCCGAGACGACGATACACAAACTTCAAGTATTGTTAGTTTAATGCGAGGATTAAACGTCGAttgcaaaacaattatttctcttatgataaataataataacttcagAACTTTAAGAGCTATACAACAAGTCTTATCCCATCTGATGTAA
- the LOC132927831 gene encoding GPN-loop GTPase 2 — MPLYGQVIIGPPGSGKTTYCDEMSKYLQEIGRQVAIINIDPANDSLCYKAAIDISELITVEDVMDYVNLGPNGALIYCIEYLEKRLDWLLEKLRKLTDYYLFFDCPGQVEIYTHHNSMKNIMSAIKNELDLRLCCVQLIDCHYCSDPGKYISALLMCTSTMYQMELPHVNILSKIDIAVKHKSKLLFNLDYYTDVLSLDHLLEALQNDPQTSRYHRLNKAIVSLIEGQNIVSFVPLNVKDKRTLELVRKNIDRANGYIFNPEENQNAEMLNSVMQLDINDLTLDVLEDLPKSNSLDEMM, encoded by the exons ATGCCTCTTTATGGTCAAGTCATCATTGGACCGCCTGGTAGTGGAAAAACTACGTATTGTGATGAAATGAGCAAGTACTTACAAGAAATAGGCAGACAAGTAGCTATAATCAATATAG atccAGCCAATGATTCATTATGTTACAAAGCAGCAATTGATATATCAGAACTTATTACTGTTGAAGATGTTATGGATTATGTAAATTTAGGACCCAATGGagctttaatttattgtatagaatACTTGGAAAAGAGGCTTGATTGGTTgttggaaaaattgaggaaattaactgattattatttattttttgattgtcCTGGacag GTAGAAATATACACTCATCATAactcaatgaaaaatattatgtctgcaattaaaaatgaattagatTTGCGATTATGTTGTGTCCAACTCATTGATTGTCATTATTGCAGTGATCCAG gtAAATACATATCAGCACTTTTGATGTGTACATCTACTATGTATCAAATGGAATTACCCCAtgtgaatatattatcaaaaatagatATAGCTGTTAAACATAAGTCTAAGCTATTATTCAATTTGGATTATTATACAGATGTATTGAGTCTTGATCATCTATTGGAAGCATTGCAAAATGATCCTCAAACTTCTag ATATCATCGTTTAAATAAAGCTATAGTTAGCCTGATTGAGGGgcaaaatattgtttcatttgTACCACTTAATGTGAAGGATAAACGTACATTAGAATTAGTGAGAAAAAACATCGATAGAGCAAATGGGTACATTTTCAATCCTGAAGAGAATCAGAATGCTGAAATGTTAAACTCGGTTATGCAACTGGATATCAACGATTTAACTCTCGACGTTTTAGAAGATTTACCTAAATCCAATTCATTAGATGAAATGatgtaa